One window of the Candidatus Firestonebacteria bacterium RIFOXYD2_FULL_39_29 genome contains the following:
- a CDS encoding UDP-N-acetylglucosamine 2-epimerase → MKIVSIVGARPQFVKAAVVSRALKKAGIKELLVHTGQHYDYKMSDIFFKELGIPKPLHLSIGSGKHGEKTGEMLEKIEKVLEKQEPDYCLVYGDTNSTLAGALAAAKLNIKIAHVEAGLRSFNMNMPEEVNRKLTDHISSLLFCPTKTAVINLKNEGIKKGIFVTGDVMEDSLNLFLKIAEKKQKVFNLLKFKHKEYFLVTVHRAENTGDPVRLKSIFDAIIKYKGPEIFVIPLHPRTKKYLIAYGLYRWLINKSNLAFVDPVGYLDNLILMKNAKKILTDSGGMQKEAYMLKVPCITMRDETEWVETVKAGWNIIVGTDKKKIAGALKAENKNKTHPSCYGGGHASEHIVKLLKRYS, encoded by the coding sequence ATGAAGATAGTCTCGATAGTCGGGGCCCGACCGCAGTTTGTGAAGGCGGCGGTGGTCTCAAGGGCGTTAAAAAAAGCGGGGATAAAAGAACTTTTGGTTCATACCGGACAGCATTATGACTATAAGATGTCAGATATATTCTTTAAAGAACTGGGTATCCCGAAACCCCTGCACCTCTCTATAGGTTCCGGCAAACACGGGGAAAAGACAGGAGAGATGCTTGAAAAAATAGAAAAGGTGCTGGAAAAACAGGAACCGGATTACTGTCTGGTTTACGGAGATACGAATTCTACTCTTGCAGGCGCTCTGGCCGCAGCAAAGCTGAATATAAAAATAGCACATGTTGAGGCGGGATTGCGCAGTTTTAATATGAATATGCCCGAAGAAGTGAATAGAAAGTTGACTGACCATATTTCATCGCTTTTGTTCTGTCCGACGAAAACTGCAGTCATAAATCTGAAGAATGAGGGGATAAAAAAAGGCATATTTGTTACCGGGGATGTTATGGAGGATTCCCTTAATCTTTTTCTTAAGATTGCAGAGAAGAAACAGAAAGTCTTTAACCTTCTGAAGTTTAAACATAAAGAATATTTTCTGGTTACGGTGCATAGGGCGGAGAACACCGGTGATCCGGTCAGGCTAAAGAGTATTTTTGATGCTATTATTAAATATAAAGGTCCGGAGATATTTGTTATACCGCTGCACCCTCGAACTAAAAAGTATCTGATAGCTTATGGTCTTTATCGCTGGTTGATAAATAAAAGTAATTTGGCGTTTGTAGATCCTGTAGGCTATCTTGATAATCTGATACTTATGAAGAATGCGAAAAAGATACTGACCGATTCGGGCGGTATGCAAAAGGAAGCCTATATGTTGAAAGTTCCCTGTATTACCATGCGGGATGAGACTGAATGGGTGGAAACAGTTAAAGCCGGATGGAACATTATTGTCGGCACGGATAAAAAGAAAATAGCAGGGGCATTAAAAGCTGAGAATAAAAATAAAACGCATCCTTCTTGTTATGGCGGCGGGCATGCTTCGGAACATATTGTAAAATTATTAAAGAGGTACTCTTGA